TAGGTTATTCGGAATCCGGAATAATCAATCAAGGTGAATGGTACAGAATGGTAATGGTTTCAAAAGCTTATAAACCAGATTCTGTATATGTTGATATTTATTTAGATGGAATTAGAGTTGTTAAAGGTCATATTCAAACTTTAGATAGTCGATTTGCATTAGAAAATACAATTCTTTTCTTTGCAGATAATGATGGTGAAGATAATACAATAGAAATCTCACAAGTTGCTATTTATGATTCATCATTAACTAGTCAAGTAATTGCTGGATTGGGTGGTTATCAGCACGGAACTGTTGAAGAATCAATAGTTGGCTGGTGGAAATTTGATAATCCCGATTCCTTAACAAAAGCAACAATTGGAAATGACCTAATATTAGCAAATAAAGATGGTGCAGAACCGGTTGCCGAAGCTGTTGCTGGCCCAGCAGTTGGTGATGGTGCAGTTAAGATTGGCCCAAGGAATCATTTTATAGCAAATCCTGATATGCTTCCTAGTGGTGGTGGTTTAAGAGTTAATAGATATTCAATTGGTTTTGATTTTAGTGTTGATGCTTTGGGAAACTGGCGTGCATTTTACCAGACTGATTCATTAAATGAAGATGATGCGGAATTTTTTATCAAAAAAACCGGTGAAATAGGTGTGGGTGATTTAGGCTATTCAGATAGTGCTATTGTTGCTCCAGGAGAATGGTATAGATTAATTATCACAGTTGATTTAATGGATACAACAAAAAATGCAATAAAATATTATATCGATGGACAAGCTGTTCCTCATGGAGAAAGCGGCTATCAAAAAATTGATAACCGATTTTCACTAGGTCCGGTTGGATATGCTGATCAATTAATTCTTATGGGTGATAATGATAACGATGATGGTTTAATAAATGTTGCTCAAGTTATTCTTTATAATAGAGTTTTATCTGGTGAAGAAGTTGAAGCTTTGGGTGGTTACGGACACGTTGTTGGAGTTGAGGATACAGAAACATTTGCACCAAGTGTATATTCACTAAATCAAAATTATCCTAATCCGTTTAATCCATCAACAATTATCAGTTACTCTATTGCAAAACCAAGTATGGTCAGTTTGAAAATATATAATATTTTAGGTCAATTGGTTACAACGCTAGTAAATAAAGAACAAAACGCTGGTTCATATCAATATCAGTTTAATGCAAGCAATTTAACTAGCGGAATTTATTTCTATTCAATTAAAGCTGGTGATTTTACCAAAACTCAAAAAATGATGTTAATCAAATAGAAATAGTTAATTTTTTGTCCTCCAAGAACATATAATTCTTGGAGGATTTTAAAAAAAGTTTTTACAGAGAAAATGCATATTAAAATTATTTTGTTCTAATAAACCAATGAGGTTGATTTGCATATTAGAATTTTTTTTGGTGAACTTGCGTTAATTATTTTAGTACTTTTTTTTATTTCTATCAATTTGTTTGCTGGTACAACTGGTAAAATAACCGGAGTTGTTGTTGATAAAACAACTGGTGAACCTTTGCCTAGTGTTAATATAATGATTGAGGGAACTTCCCAAGGAACTGCGTCGGATTTAAGCGGACACTTCACAATTTTAAATGTATCTCCTGGTACACATACGATTGTTTTCAAAACTATTGGTTATGCAGATTATAGAGTAGAAGGTGTTGTTGTTAATGTTGATAAAACAACAAAAGTTGATGCTCAACTTAGTATTTCAACAATTGAAATTTCTGAAGTTGTTGTTAAAGCTGAAAAACCTCCAATTGAGAAAGATAGAACATATTCTTCGGCTGTTGTTAATTCTGATGCGATTCAAGCTCTTCCGGTTACTGAAATGAGTCAAGTAATTACTTTACAACCGGGAGTTGTAAAAAATGGAGACCAACTTCATTTTAGGGGAGGAAGATCAAGAGAAGTAGCATATGTTGTTGATGGTGTATCGGTTACAAATGCTTTTAATCAAGATGGCGGATCAAATGTTTCGGTTGAAAATTCAATGATTGAACAACTTGAAGTTATAACCGGAACGTTTAATGCTGAGTACGGTTCGGCTCAATCCGGAGTGGTTAATATTGTTACAAAGGGAATATCTTC
The nucleotide sequence above comes from Ignavibacteriota bacterium. Encoded proteins:
- a CDS encoding T9SS type A sorting domain-containing protein; translation: MKTKLLLLFLLTTISITLAQTPVAQWSFDDPSNLTKADFGDDLILVGVDSAVVGAEDGDGAVSIGIGSHYIANPYMLPSGADTAKRVNIYSMVIDFRVLDLERWHCFGQTDPTNESDGEWFINPGDGNVGVGSSGYTRNSITPGEWYRLAIVVNTTDTNDNSGVKYYFDGVAQSISSTGHVQSIDNRFSIGGADEPIQLILFGDNDEEDDVIEVSKVSIYEQALTPAEVAALGGYKHQEVEVLTPVGLWDFDNPEDLTVATIGSPLELVGTADVVVGPSEGNGAVSIGVGSYFKALTSIAPNGGGTKVNNYAISIDFRVNEWSDWISLMQINPLNDDDGDLFLTSPDYDIGVGQLGYSESGIINQGEWYRMVMVSKAYKPDSVYVDIYLDGIRVVKGHIQTLDSRFALENTILFFADNDGEDNTIEISQVAIYDSSLTSQVIAGLGGYQHGTVEESIVGWWKFDNPDSLTKATIGNDLILANKDGAEPVAEAVAGPAVGDGAVKIGPRNHFIANPDMLPSGGGLRVNRYSIGFDFSVDALGNWRAFYQTDSLNEDDAEFFIKKTGEIGVGDLGYSDSAIVAPGEWYRLIITVDLMDTTKNAIKYYIDGQAVPHGESGYQKIDNRFSLGPVGYADQLILMGDNDNDDGLINVAQVILYNRVLSGEEVEALGGYGHVVGVEDTETFAPSVYSLNQNYPNPFNPSTIISYSIAKPSMVSLKIYNILGQLVTTLVNKEQNAGSYQYQFNASNLTSGIYFYSIKAGDFTKTQKMMLIK